A portion of the Stigmatella aurantiaca DW4/3-1 genome contains these proteins:
- a CDS encoding MarR family winged helix-turn-helix transcriptional regulator, which yields MKELDESSEPESASRAKVQGPPLGEVLEFMRLLWAVDHGLQSTSKRMESNLGVTGPQRLVLRLVGRFPGITAGALAQILHVHPSTLTGVLKRLEKRGVLERKSDPLDGRKALFALTEAGRALDVPATGTVEAAVQRVLSRMPRARIVHTQEVLTALAEELGGVPTEATPASPPEPDETDAS from the coding sequence ATGAAGGAGCTGGACGAGAGCAGCGAACCGGAGTCGGCCTCACGCGCCAAGGTCCAGGGGCCCCCATTGGGAGAGGTGCTCGAGTTCATGCGCCTGTTGTGGGCCGTGGATCATGGTCTGCAATCGACCTCCAAGCGGATGGAATCGAACCTGGGCGTCACCGGCCCTCAGCGGCTGGTGCTCCGGCTGGTCGGGCGGTTCCCGGGCATCACCGCTGGCGCACTGGCGCAGATTCTCCACGTGCACCCGAGCACCCTCACGGGCGTGCTCAAGCGCCTGGAGAAGCGGGGCGTGCTGGAGCGCAAGTCCGATCCACTCGATGGGCGCAAGGCGCTCTTCGCCCTCACCGAGGCGGGCCGGGCGCTGGATGTGCCCGCCACGGGAACGGTGGAGGCGGCCGTGCAGCGGGTCCTGTCACGCATGCCTCGCGCGCGCATCGTCCACACCCAGGAGGTCCTCACCGCGCTCGCCGAGGAGCTGGGCGGTGTCCCCACGGAGGCCACGCCAGCATCTCCGCCGGAGCCCGACGAAACGGACGCCAGCTGA
- a CDS encoding AEC family transporter, with translation MVTVLSLLAVCLVLGALARRSGRFPPQTAAVFNTFVLHVPLPALVLGVVHRLAFRPELLVAAVTPWLVFLGAWGLCQVLGPRLGLGRTSIAALVLTAGLSNTAFVGLPMAEALLGREGLAVAVVVDQLGSFLLLATLATFVAVRASSGETPPSPATLLRKVVGFPPFLALVLALVLRPWAFPGWAEALLERLSAPLTPLTLFSVGFQLQFRGIRSRLRGLALGLGYKLALAPALVMAGLWMMPGMAPVVREAVLLQNAMAPMVSGAILASEHDLDVELAVLMVGLGIPLSFATAPLWLWLAR, from the coding sequence ATGGTGACCGTCCTCTCCCTTCTGGCGGTGTGCCTGGTGCTCGGCGCGCTGGCCCGGCGCAGTGGCCGCTTTCCACCGCAGACGGCCGCGGTCTTCAACACCTTCGTCCTCCACGTTCCCCTGCCGGCGCTCGTGCTGGGCGTGGTGCACCGGCTGGCGTTCCGTCCCGAACTGCTGGTGGCCGCGGTCACCCCATGGCTCGTCTTCCTGGGCGCCTGGGGGCTCTGCCAGGTGCTCGGTCCACGCCTGGGGCTGGGGCGGACTTCCATCGCCGCGCTCGTGCTCACCGCGGGCCTGAGCAACACCGCCTTCGTGGGGCTCCCCATGGCCGAGGCGCTGCTGGGCCGGGAGGGGCTCGCCGTGGCCGTGGTGGTGGATCAGCTCGGCTCGTTTCTCCTGCTCGCCACGCTGGCCACCTTCGTCGCCGTGCGTGCCTCCTCGGGGGAGACGCCGCCGAGCCCCGCGACCCTCCTTCGCAAGGTGGTGGGCTTCCCGCCTTTCCTGGCGCTCGTCCTCGCGCTGGTGCTGCGCCCCTGGGCGTTTCCCGGTTGGGCGGAGGCGCTCCTGGAGCGGCTCAGCGCCCCGCTGACCCCGCTCACGCTCTTCTCGGTGGGCTTCCAGCTCCAGTTCCGGGGCATCCGCTCCCGGCTGAGGGGACTGGCGCTGGGGCTGGGCTACAAGCTGGCGTTGGCGCCCGCCCTGGTCATGGCGGGACTGTGGATGATGCCGGGCATGGCGCCCGTCGTGCGCGAGGCCGTGCTGCTTCAGAACGCGATGGCGCCCATGGTCAGCGGCGCCATCCTCGCCTCCGAGCATGATCTGGATGTGGAGCTGGCCGTGCTCATGGTGGGACTGGGCATCCCCTTGAGCTTCGCCACCGCGCCGCTGTGGCTTTGGTTGGCGCGGTGA
- a CDS encoding FHA domain-containing protein, with protein sequence MALRFAMLASQLLADREVVLRSVSWPVLVWESPVQPRDSQVSPCPVTPARRSSARMPQQGPLEWHVVELRKRSAQQEALKLGRSLDSDVVLEEATVSRTHAFFRQEPHTGMWHVVDAGSHNGTFVGGVLIVPGRPMPLFDCSLLRFGGVEMSFLQASAFEQYVRTRLSPPPLRLTHVG encoded by the coding sequence TTGGCTCTCCGATTCGCCATGTTGGCCTCGCAGTTGCTCGCCGATCGCGAGGTGGTGTTGCGGTCTGTCTCGTGGCCCGTGCTGGTGTGGGAGTCCCCTGTTCAGCCGCGGGACTCCCAGGTGAGCCCCTGTCCGGTGACCCCGGCCCGGAGGTCCTCGGCCCGGATGCCCCAGCAGGGTCCGCTGGAGTGGCACGTGGTCGAGCTGCGCAAGCGCTCTGCCCAGCAGGAGGCGCTGAAGCTCGGCCGCAGCCTCGACAGCGACGTGGTGCTGGAGGAGGCCACCGTCTCGCGCACCCACGCCTTCTTCCGTCAGGAGCCGCACACGGGCATGTGGCATGTGGTGGATGCCGGGAGTCACAACGGCACCTTCGTGGGCGGAGTGCTCATCGTTCCGGGCCGGCCCATGCCCCTGTTCGACTGCTCCCTGCTGCGCTTCGGGGGGGTGGAGATGAGCTTTCTCCAGGCCTCCGCCTTTGAGCAGTACGTCCGCACGCGCCTGTCACCCCCGCCGCTGCGCTTGACGCACGTGGGGTGA
- the traC gene encoding outer membrane exchange accessory lipoprotein TraC, with translation MRPVFAPARLRPASPAPSRWFSALALCALLFMSGCTAYSRAVREGDEKTSQRKWMEAEAAYQRALAADPGSSEVTVKLRAMRKGWSQEVYSDAERAHTTGNLPQAQALLVRALELDSENEPARALLTQTLEARVAVAQQALQEERLQEARAEFDAVLSVAPEHPVARKGVDAVQVAWAKRWFKTAQQLEEGGKLGNALLGYLRADQERVGATAARERAEAVRQKLRDEVAYLVVTPPVVDKAESPDVAQRLAGGRLAAMLPKQVPIRVVTEAPESTVGLQLNVVLERVLPLKAVEQSQRTQRYLAGNRSVPNPRRKQFEEKLLQTERTLEEVERKQTGVLREYLRHQAELSTMRQAAERCRERERQVCLEAIQECGKAASELDKPGQVPDECNPAECARGACKQEESLLVQSATAVKTLELGLQVALEKSESQRREVQRGRDAVFREPITVEEPMYSDFVFDVELHRLTVKATVTSVLRDLTAPQAVPAPVTQDYDVTHEDLSHKGYDRYGVLADPVQLRDELELRVEVGDKAMEDLSKKVRERFDIYRQKRVEDARRGMVRPGAEDVVETAVRVLLLTADAPPADILQPLAQARGLQRPESLFGK, from the coding sequence ATGCGGCCCGTGTTCGCGCCCGCTCGACTTCGTCCGGCTTCCCCTGCTCCTTCGCGCTGGTTCTCCGCCCTGGCCCTGTGCGCGCTGCTGTTCATGAGCGGTTGCACCGCCTACAGCCGCGCCGTGCGGGAGGGTGACGAGAAGACGTCTCAGCGCAAGTGGATGGAGGCGGAGGCCGCCTACCAGCGCGCGCTCGCGGCGGACCCGGGCTCCTCCGAGGTGACGGTGAAGCTGCGCGCCATGCGCAAGGGGTGGAGCCAGGAGGTGTACTCGGATGCGGAGCGGGCGCACACCACCGGCAACCTCCCCCAGGCCCAGGCACTGCTGGTGCGGGCGCTGGAGCTGGACTCGGAGAACGAGCCGGCGCGCGCGCTGCTGACCCAGACGTTGGAGGCGCGGGTGGCGGTGGCGCAGCAGGCCCTCCAGGAGGAGCGGCTGCAAGAGGCCCGCGCGGAGTTCGACGCGGTGCTCTCCGTCGCTCCGGAGCACCCCGTGGCCCGCAAGGGGGTGGACGCGGTCCAGGTGGCGTGGGCGAAGCGCTGGTTCAAGACGGCGCAGCAGTTGGAGGAGGGCGGCAAGTTGGGCAACGCGCTGCTGGGCTACCTGCGCGCGGACCAGGAGCGGGTAGGGGCCACGGCGGCGCGGGAGCGGGCGGAGGCCGTGCGCCAGAAGTTGCGCGACGAGGTGGCCTATTTGGTGGTTACCCCCCCGGTGGTGGACAAGGCGGAGTCGCCGGATGTGGCGCAGCGGCTCGCGGGGGGACGGCTGGCGGCGATGTTGCCCAAGCAGGTGCCCATCCGCGTGGTGACCGAGGCGCCCGAGTCCACGGTGGGCCTCCAGCTGAACGTGGTGCTGGAGCGCGTGCTGCCGCTCAAGGCGGTGGAGCAGTCGCAGCGCACCCAGCGGTACCTGGCCGGCAACCGCTCCGTGCCCAATCCGCGCCGCAAGCAGTTCGAGGAGAAGCTGCTCCAGACCGAGCGGACGCTGGAGGAGGTCGAGCGCAAGCAGACGGGGGTGCTGCGCGAGTACCTGCGCCACCAGGCGGAGCTGTCCACGATGCGTCAGGCCGCCGAGCGCTGCCGCGAGCGCGAACGCCAGGTGTGTCTGGAGGCCATCCAGGAGTGCGGCAAGGCGGCCAGCGAGCTGGACAAGCCCGGCCAGGTGCCGGACGAGTGCAACCCGGCGGAGTGCGCGCGGGGCGCGTGCAAGCAGGAGGAGTCGCTGCTGGTGCAGAGCGCCACCGCCGTGAAAACGCTGGAGCTGGGGCTGCAGGTGGCGCTGGAGAAGTCGGAGTCCCAGCGGCGCGAGGTGCAGCGCGGCCGGGACGCCGTCTTCCGCGAGCCCATCACCGTGGAGGAGCCGATGTATTCGGACTTCGTCTTCGACGTGGAACTGCACCGGTTGACGGTGAAGGCCACCGTCACCTCGGTTCTGCGCGACCTGACGGCGCCCCAGGCGGTCCCGGCGCCCGTGACCCAGGACTACGACGTGACGCACGAGGACCTGAGCCACAAGGGCTACGACCGCTATGGCGTGCTGGCCGACCCGGTGCAACTGCGCGATGAGCTGGAGCTGCGCGTGGAGGTGGGGGACAAGGCCATGGAGGACCTGTCCAAGAAGGTGCGCGAGCGCTTCGACATCTACCGGCAGAAGCGGGTGGAGGACGCGCGGCGCGGCATGGTGCGTCCCGGGGCGGAGGATGTGGTGGAGACGGCCGTGAGGGTGTTGTTGCTCACCGCGGATGCGCCCCCGGCGGACATCCTCCAGCCGCTGGCCCAGGCGCGTGGCCTCCAGCGTCCCGAGTCCCTCTTCGGCAAGTAG
- a CDS encoding DUF4175 family protein, translating into MEALLGAVRDHQRRQLWLEGALLGAGVLLLLATAAGFLGGVWPLLGRWLLFLTPVAAVAVACAWSLLFSRKMVGDDVRTARLVGLRRPELSLDVLAAVELRRESGGNQHSEVLADAFLSQMDVRARRVNPASVVDGTRVKRMAQGLGALALATVLVLALAGGRWRAGVTKAWEAGRETEASALLEPITGDIELTYRYPSYTGLAPRTVAGTNGEVSAPSGTEVVLKTRSDREVERAELSINGETLPLQVADSRELTGSFVAKKTGTYHFIFYGSRTKPLAVGPDIPLTVEADAAPQVTLLTPASELEVDPDQAVALKYEASDDYGLGELSLVYRMPGSAQEQRVPLRREDGRRSRGLHEWKMNTLKANPGDRITYYIEAKDNDTVEGPKRGVSRTLALRIYSAAEHRRAALEKIEALWGRLVDHLAERLESPDRAKEKTLERIAAGQSVDASGQQLLGDMRALAQELSRERDVPVELVSALTNVADGMARRLTTTQDLRRIYLRTQKMRGEDWGTGARLTGAVNEEITETEKNVLYLESLLDRQKLEALRELAEELNRERRDLAQLLEEYKKSPSDEARQQVMQQIQQMRERIQELVRRMAELRKSIRDEHLNAEALEEMMKDQDVSSALDDVERLMREGKVDEAMAKLQELSMQMDQMMESLNNAQQEFGGEQYPELTEKFGKFMEDLQQTVQEQQQVSEATKSLRDKARQQNRERISERGKAMKDELMRQVEQVQKSYAELGPEQLDSRAAAPMAEAQSQLENLKNALKQEDFDLASEAAQRAEEMAQQLAALGERQRQLDEMFGNPPDAREQSAQMAQRLQRDANRVQEVNQQLQSLFPQPGSQMSAQDRQQLQQLSEQQQSLEQRAQGLRQQMEEMEQTAPLFGKEAGEQMEGIGQRMGEAAQRMQGQDPGRGYGEQQAALDGLRRFQKQMRESQQGGGKGGLPLPMGAGGRGREGNGHDPRDKVELPDEDAFQAPKEFRKDLLDAMKQGAPERYREQVKRYYEELVK; encoded by the coding sequence GTGGAGGCCCTGCTGGGCGCGGTGCGCGACCACCAGCGCCGCCAGCTCTGGCTGGAAGGGGCCCTGCTGGGAGCAGGGGTCCTCCTTCTCCTGGCGACGGCGGCCGGTTTCCTGGGCGGGGTGTGGCCCCTCCTTGGCCGGTGGCTGCTGTTTCTGACCCCCGTCGCGGCCGTGGCCGTGGCGTGTGCTTGGAGCCTCCTGTTCTCCCGGAAGATGGTGGGGGACGACGTGCGGACCGCCCGGCTGGTCGGCCTGCGGCGACCGGAGCTGTCCCTGGACGTGCTCGCCGCCGTGGAGCTGCGCCGCGAGAGCGGCGGGAACCAGCACTCCGAGGTGCTCGCGGACGCTTTCCTCTCGCAGATGGACGTGCGGGCGCGCCGGGTGAACCCCGCCAGCGTCGTGGATGGCACCCGGGTGAAGCGCATGGCGCAAGGGCTGGGCGCCCTGGCCCTGGCGACGGTGCTGGTGCTGGCCCTGGCGGGAGGCCGTTGGCGCGCGGGCGTGACAAAGGCCTGGGAGGCGGGCCGGGAGACCGAGGCCTCCGCCCTGCTGGAGCCCATCACGGGGGACATCGAGCTGACGTACCGCTACCCGTCTTACACGGGGCTGGCGCCGCGCACCGTGGCCGGGACCAACGGCGAGGTGAGCGCGCCCTCCGGCACCGAGGTCGTGCTCAAGACGCGCTCGGACCGGGAGGTGGAGCGCGCGGAGCTGAGCATCAACGGGGAGACCTTGCCGCTGCAGGTGGCGGACAGCCGGGAGCTGACGGGCTCCTTCGTGGCGAAGAAGACCGGCACTTACCACTTCATCTTCTATGGCTCGCGCACCAAGCCCCTGGCGGTGGGGCCGGACATCCCCCTCACCGTCGAGGCGGACGCGGCCCCTCAGGTGACGCTGCTGACCCCCGCCTCGGAGCTGGAGGTGGACCCCGACCAGGCGGTGGCCCTCAAGTACGAAGCCTCGGATGACTATGGGCTGGGCGAGTTGTCGCTCGTCTACCGCATGCCCGGCTCGGCGCAGGAGCAGCGCGTCCCGCTGAGGCGCGAGGATGGCCGCCGCAGCCGTGGCCTCCATGAGTGGAAGATGAACACGCTCAAGGCGAACCCGGGCGACCGCATCACCTATTACATCGAGGCCAAGGACAACGACACGGTGGAGGGCCCCAAGCGCGGGGTCAGCCGCACGCTGGCGCTGCGCATCTACAGCGCCGCCGAGCACCGCCGCGCCGCGCTGGAGAAGATCGAAGCGCTCTGGGGCCGGCTGGTGGACCACCTCGCGGAGCGGCTGGAGAGCCCGGACCGGGCCAAGGAGAAGACGCTGGAGCGCATCGCGGCCGGTCAGTCCGTGGACGCCAGTGGGCAGCAGCTCCTGGGCGACATGCGCGCCCTGGCCCAGGAACTCTCACGCGAGCGGGACGTGCCGGTGGAGCTCGTCTCGGCGCTGACCAACGTCGCGGACGGCATGGCGCGCCGGCTCACCACCACCCAGGACCTGCGCCGCATCTACCTGCGCACCCAGAAGATGCGCGGCGAGGACTGGGGCACGGGCGCGCGGCTGACCGGAGCGGTGAATGAAGAGATCACCGAGACGGAAAAGAACGTCCTCTACCTGGAGTCGCTGCTGGACCGGCAGAAGCTGGAGGCGCTGCGCGAGCTGGCCGAGGAGCTGAACCGGGAGCGCAGGGACCTGGCGCAGCTTTTGGAGGAGTACAAGAAGAGCCCCAGCGACGAGGCCCGTCAGCAGGTGATGCAGCAAATCCAGCAAATGCGCGAGCGCATCCAGGAGCTGGTGCGGCGCATGGCCGAGCTGCGCAAGAGCATCCGCGACGAGCACCTCAACGCCGAGGCGCTCGAGGAGATGATGAAGGACCAGGACGTCTCGAGCGCGCTGGACGACGTGGAGCGGCTCATGCGCGAGGGCAAGGTGGACGAGGCGATGGCCAAGCTCCAGGAGCTCTCCATGCAGATGGACCAGATGATGGAGTCGCTCAACAACGCCCAGCAGGAGTTCGGCGGCGAGCAGTACCCGGAGCTGACGGAGAAGTTCGGCAAGTTCATGGAGGACCTGCAGCAAACGGTGCAGGAGCAGCAACAGGTCTCCGAGGCCACCAAGTCCCTGCGCGACAAGGCCCGCCAGCAGAACCGGGAGCGCATCTCCGAGCGCGGCAAGGCGATGAAGGACGAGCTGATGCGCCAGGTGGAGCAGGTGCAGAAGAGCTACGCGGAGCTCGGGCCGGAGCAGCTCGACAGCCGCGCCGCGGCGCCCATGGCGGAGGCCCAGTCGCAGCTGGAGAACCTGAAGAACGCGCTGAAGCAGGAGGACTTCGACCTGGCGTCGGAGGCGGCCCAGCGCGCCGAGGAGATGGCCCAGCAGCTGGCCGCCCTGGGCGAGCGCCAGCGCCAGCTCGACGAGATGTTCGGCAACCCGCCCGACGCGCGCGAGCAGTCCGCGCAGATGGCGCAGCGGCTCCAGCGCGACGCGAACCGCGTCCAGGAAGTGAACCAGCAGCTCCAGTCGCTCTTCCCCCAGCCGGGCTCGCAGATGAGCGCCCAGGACCGCCAGCAACTCCAGCAGCTCTCCGAGCAGCAGCAATCCCTGGAGCAGCGCGCCCAGGGGCTGCGCCAGCAGATGGAGGAGATGGAGCAGACGGCGCCCCTCTTCGGCAAGGAGGCGGGCGAGCAGATGGAGGGCATCGGCCAGCGCATGGGCGAGGCCGCCCAGCGGATGCAGGGGCAGGATCCCGGCCGAGGCTACGGCGAGCAGCAGGCGGCGCTGGATGGGCTGCGGCGCTTCCAGAAGCAGATGCGCGAGAGCCAGCAGGGCGGCGGCAAAGGCGGACTGCCCCTGCCCATGGGGGCGGGAGGCCGGGGCCGCGAGGGCAACGGCCATGACCCGCGCGACAAGGTGGAGCTGCCCGACGAGGACGCCTTCCAGGCTCCCAAGGAGTTCCGCAAGGACCTGCTGGACGCGATGAAGCAGGGGGCTCCAGAGCGTTACCGGGAGCAGGTGAAGCGCTACTACGAGGAGCTGGTGAAGTGA
- a CDS encoding peptidase MA family metallohydrolase, whose translation MSPNQDASARGARPRSGWNAGLGALLALLTLLLAAPPAHADDELKNEVKSRLTKIEEALDGWDVVGARRELTELEELVPADIEPLKYFQGRIAFEEGLYTEAVELLQASRVEDKPGSYLRLAKDTQRIFKNHQRTESDHFILFYPKGKEEILVPYALETLEATYRAMVEDLGWTPPGKVRVELVNNARELSKVSTLTYEQIQTTGTIAICKFSKLMLTSPKAVARGYDWQDTLAHEYIHLVVSQMSHNTVPIWLHEGLAKFMESRWRGKAGMAMTPSTLALLGRRVKADTLVPFEKMHPSIAMLPTAEDAATAFAEVYYAIDYVHQTKGTAGLRTIIQELRKGQQDRKAVEIAMGVPFALFEKSWLAHIKKQPFPKELLPREEVVLKEHAKDKDKEDPKKGKEISFGDFVEVTEIPARKFAHLGELLRERNRILAASEEYAKAHDIVGDKYESVSNKYALALLHLKRLEEAEQVLRGSLRVHPGSPQTNVHLGRILLFRKDYPKAKAAYQEALSTNPFDPEVHVALTRIHQALGETVLEARTRAASALLLNKHPDQVDTLVRAFLREHGQLSEMDVSGEPEEAPASKPSPDGGP comes from the coding sequence GTGAGCCCGAATCAGGATGCTTCCGCGCGCGGGGCGCGCCCCCGGAGCGGGTGGAACGCTGGGCTCGGGGCCCTCCTGGCCCTGTTGACCCTGCTTCTGGCCGCGCCTCCGGCCCACGCGGACGATGAGCTCAAGAACGAGGTCAAATCGCGCCTGACGAAGATCGAAGAGGCGCTGGATGGCTGGGACGTGGTGGGGGCCCGGCGCGAGCTGACGGAACTGGAGGAGCTGGTCCCGGCGGACATCGAGCCGTTGAAGTACTTCCAGGGGCGCATCGCCTTCGAGGAAGGGCTCTACACCGAGGCGGTGGAGCTGCTCCAAGCCTCGCGGGTGGAGGACAAGCCCGGCAGCTACCTGCGGCTGGCGAAGGACACGCAGCGGATCTTCAAGAACCACCAGCGCACCGAGAGCGACCACTTCATCCTCTTCTACCCCAAGGGCAAGGAGGAGATCCTCGTGCCCTACGCGCTGGAGACGCTCGAGGCCACCTACCGGGCCATGGTGGAGGACCTGGGGTGGACGCCTCCGGGCAAGGTGCGCGTGGAGCTGGTGAACAACGCCCGTGAGCTGTCCAAGGTCAGCACCCTCACCTACGAGCAGATCCAGACGACGGGCACCATCGCCATCTGCAAGTTCAGCAAGCTGATGCTGACGAGCCCCAAGGCGGTCGCGCGCGGCTACGACTGGCAGGACACGCTGGCGCACGAGTACATCCACCTGGTGGTGAGCCAGATGAGCCACAACACGGTGCCCATCTGGCTGCACGAGGGGCTGGCCAAGTTCATGGAGTCGCGCTGGCGCGGCAAGGCCGGCATGGCGATGACCCCCTCCACGCTGGCGCTGCTGGGCCGGCGGGTGAAGGCCGACACGCTGGTGCCCTTCGAGAAGATGCACCCGTCCATCGCCATGCTGCCCACGGCGGAGGATGCGGCCACGGCGTTCGCCGAGGTCTATTACGCCATCGACTACGTCCACCAGACGAAGGGCACCGCGGGGCTGCGGACCATCATCCAGGAGCTCCGCAAGGGACAGCAGGACCGCAAGGCGGTGGAGATCGCCATGGGGGTGCCGTTCGCCCTCTTCGAGAAGTCGTGGCTGGCGCACATCAAGAAGCAGCCCTTCCCCAAGGAGCTGCTGCCGCGCGAGGAGGTGGTGCTCAAGGAGCACGCCAAGGACAAGGACAAGGAGGATCCGAAGAAGGGCAAGGAGATCTCCTTCGGCGACTTCGTCGAGGTGACGGAGATCCCGGCGCGCAAGTTCGCGCACCTGGGCGAGCTGCTGCGCGAGCGCAACCGGATCCTGGCCGCCTCGGAGGAGTACGCCAAGGCGCATGACATCGTCGGGGACAAGTACGAGTCGGTGTCCAACAAGTACGCGCTGGCGCTGCTGCACCTCAAGCGGCTGGAGGAGGCGGAGCAGGTGCTGCGCGGCTCGCTGCGGGTCCACCCCGGCTCTCCCCAGACGAATGTGCACCTGGGCCGCATCCTGCTGTTCCGCAAGGACTACCCGAAGGCGAAGGCGGCCTACCAAGAGGCGCTGTCCACCAACCCGTTCGATCCCGAGGTCCACGTGGCCCTCACCCGCATCCACCAAGCCCTCGGGGAGACGGTGCTGGAGGCCCGCACGCGCGCGGCGAGCGCGCTGCTGCTCAACAAGCACCCGGATCAGGTGGACACCCTGGTCCGGGCCTTCTTGCGCGAGCACGGCCAGCTGTCCGAGATGGACGTTTCCGGCGAGCCGGAGGAAGCACCCGCCTCCAAGCCCTCGCCAGATGGCGGGCCCTGA
- a CDS encoding ComEA family DNA-binding protein, translated as MRTARRLAWGGILALGLMGSGTAAAREKARTQYTGVVNLNEATEEELDRLPGVGRKAAQRILAQRAKRRFQRPEELVKVKGFGKKRFQKLKPLLTVAGPSTLTQTQAPAEPPPKKSSP; from the coding sequence GTGAGGACCGCCCGGCGTTTGGCGTGGGGGGGGATCCTCGCACTGGGGCTGATGGGCTCGGGAACCGCCGCGGCCCGCGAGAAGGCGCGCACGCAGTACACGGGCGTGGTGAACCTCAACGAGGCGACGGAGGAGGAGCTGGACCGGTTGCCCGGCGTTGGAAGGAAGGCCGCGCAGCGCATCCTCGCGCAGCGGGCGAAGCGACGCTTCCAACGCCCCGAGGAACTGGTGAAGGTGAAGGGCTTCGGGAAAAAGAGGTTCCAGAAGCTCAAGCCGCTCCTGACGGTGGCGGGCCCCTCGACCCTCACGCAGACGCAGGCTCCTGCCGAGCCTCCGCCGAAGAAGTCCTCTCCGTGA